From a region of the Candidatus Eisenbacteria bacterium genome:
- a CDS encoding sulfite exporter TauE/SafE family protein, producing the protein MASALLVALVLGAFHALTPGHGKTIVGAYLVGARGTWRHAVFLGLVVTATHTLGVYVLGLATLVASAWVLPERLLPWMSAVSGLLVVAVGASLLRSRLETALHGHPHDHGHHHHHHHDGEHDHGHSHVPPADAAPTARNLLALGVSGGILPCPSALVVMLGAIALGRTAFGLVLILAFSAGLAAVLTTIGLALVYARGLFDRLPIDGRVARYMPVASAAVISLAGLAILVEALARIGA; encoded by the coding sequence ATGGCGAGCGCGCTCCTCGTGGCCCTGGTGCTCGGCGCCTTCCACGCGCTCACACCGGGGCACGGCAAGACGATCGTCGGCGCGTACCTCGTCGGCGCGCGCGGAACGTGGCGCCACGCCGTCTTCCTCGGCCTCGTCGTCACGGCGACACACACGCTCGGCGTCTACGTGCTCGGGCTCGCGACGCTCGTCGCGTCGGCGTGGGTGCTCCCCGAGCGACTGCTGCCGTGGATGAGCGCCGTCTCCGGCCTGCTCGTGGTCGCGGTGGGCGCGTCGCTCCTGCGAAGCCGTCTCGAGACGGCGCTCCACGGCCACCCGCACGACCACGGCCACCATCACCACCATCATCACGACGGGGAGCACGATCACGGCCACAGCCACGTACCGCCCGCCGACGCGGCGCCGACGGCGCGGAACCTCCTCGCCCTCGGCGTCTCGGGAGGCATCCTTCCCTGCCCGTCCGCGCTCGTCGTCATGCTGGGCGCGATCGCGCTCGGCCGCACGGCGTTCGGCCTCGTGCTGATCCTCGCCTTCAGCGCAGGTCTGGCGGCGGTTCTGACCACGATCGGTCTCGCCCTCGTCTACGCGCGCGGGCTGTTCGATCGGTTGCCCATCGACGGCCGCGTCGCGCGCTACATGCCGGTGGCGAGCGCCGCCGTCATCTCCCTTGCAGGCCTCGCCATCCTGGTGGAGGCTCTCGCCCGGATCGGAGCGTGA